From one Callithrix jacchus isolate 240 chromosome 2, calJac240_pri, whole genome shotgun sequence genomic stretch:
- the LOC144581584 gene encoding uncharacterized protein LOC144581584, with translation MRTHTAKRWPSMNQDATSYQVPCLLLPCSWISQIPEVKLKKFHFRRWPIANIPGLQLSGKARRTRGRHTFRQSLVAHEAEDPPVVETHESPARLSWSAQRFRRHLDAAARRRVNRSGSPSDRGLEPGEGRVAYYGNKKEARQENPGQKSTISFNAAALARGTNNLDIHSRDLI, from the exons ATGAGGACACATACAGCCAAAAGatggccatctatgaaccaggatgCAACCTCTTACCAAGTACCATGTCTGCTGCTACCttgctcttggatttcccagATTCCAGAAGt taaattaaaaaaattccacttccgaagatggccgatcgctaacatcccgggattgcagctctcagggaaggcgcggagaactagaggacgccacactttcagacaaagtctggtcgctcacgaagcagaagatcccccagtggtggaaacacacgagtcgccagcgcgactctcgtggtcggcgcagcggttccgccggcacctcgatgCGGcagctcggcgcagagtaaacaggtccggttccccttctgaccgaggtttggagcccggggaaggcagagtcgcctactacggaaacaagaaggaagccagacaggagaatcctgggcagaaaagcaccatcagttttaacgccgctgctctggcccggggaactaacaacctggacatccactcaagagacctaatctga